One region of Clostridiales bacterium genomic DNA includes:
- a CDS encoding TIGR03905 family TSCPD domain-containing protein, whose amino-acid sequence MTITYRPKGVCSRLMRVEVENGIIRKVEVQGGCSGNLQGISRLLVGMPVQQAIERMEGVRCGSKLTSCPDQLAKALRQAL is encoded by the coding sequence ATGACGATCACATACCGGCCGAAGGGTGTTTGCTCCCGCCTGATGCGGGTGGAGGTGGAGAACGGAATTATCCGCAAAGTTGAGGTGCAAGGGGGGTGCAGCGGCAACCTGCAGGGCATTTCGCGGCTCCTGGTGGGGATGCCGGTGCAGCAGGCCATCGAGCGCATGGAGGGCGTGCGCTGCGGCAGCAAGCTGACCTCCTGCCCGGATCAGCTTGCCAAGGCGCTGCGTCAGGCGCTGTGA
- the rsmG gene encoding 16S rRNA (guanine(527)-N(7))-methyltransferase RsmG: protein MDELLRAGFAALGLPLDAAALARFQTYYTLLDERSKVMNLTAIHGETDVAQLHFLDSAALLTVEPLAGKSVIDVGTGAGFPGLPLKIAQPDISLTLLDSLDKRVRFLGDVCAATGLTDVTCLHTRAEEAPELRGQFDAAVSRAVARLYLLCELCLPFVRTGGVFLAMKGPDCAEELDEARSAIRKLGGTYERTTRYTIPGTDVTHSVVVIRKTAPTPPKYPRRWAKMQKEHL from the coding sequence ATGGACGAACTTCTGCGCGCGGGGTTTGCCGCGCTGGGTCTGCCGCTCGACGCGGCGGCGCTGGCCCGTTTTCAGACATATTACACGCTGCTCGACGAGCGCAGCAAGGTCATGAACCTGACGGCCATCCACGGCGAGACCGACGTGGCGCAGCTGCACTTTCTCGATTCGGCTGCCCTGCTGACGGTCGAGCCGCTTGCCGGCAAGTCGGTCATCGACGTCGGCACGGGCGCGGGCTTTCCCGGCCTGCCGCTGAAGATTGCGCAGCCGGACATTTCGCTCACGCTGCTCGACAGTCTGGATAAGCGCGTGCGCTTTCTCGGCGACGTCTGCGCCGCGACTGGCCTCACGGACGTGACGTGCCTGCATACGCGCGCCGAGGAGGCGCCGGAGCTGCGCGGGCAGTTCGACGCGGCGGTCTCGCGCGCGGTCGCGCGGCTGTACCTGCTGTGCGAGCTGTGCCTGCCGTTTGTGCGCACGGGCGGGGTGTTTCTCGCCATGAAAGGGCCGGACTGCGCCGAGGAGCTCGACGAGGCGCGCAGCGCCATCCGCAAGCTCGGCGGCACGTATGAGCGCACGACGCGCTACACCATCCCCGGCACGGACGTGACGCACAGCGTCGTCGTCATCCGCAAGACGGCGCCCACACCGCCGAAGTATCCCCGCCGCTGGGCGAAGATGCAGAAGGAACATTTGTAA
- a CDS encoding beta-eliminating lyase-related protein translates to MLRFQNDYSEGAHPNVLRALCDTNLCSTPGYGLDDDCRRAADAIRARFACPDADVHFLVGGTQTNQLAAAAFLRPWEAMVAADTGHINVHETGAIEATGHKVIAVPGADGKLTPAAIADVAAQHCAAPGVYDEHMVLPRMVYVSDATELGTVYTRAELTALRAACDAHGMYLYLDGARLAQALTAAGSDLQPEDLPRLCDAFYIGGTKNGLLFGEAMVIVNDALKPGFRRAMKRNGAMLAKGRLLGVQFAAAMAHDLWLELGRHADAQAQRIAAALSDRGIAMYVPSPTNQIFPILSDAQIARLQEQVAFYTTARVDAAHQAVRFVTSWATTDAQVDALLAVLAQVLD, encoded by the coding sequence ATGCTCCGCTTTCAGAACGATTACTCCGAGGGTGCGCACCCGAACGTGCTGCGCGCCCTGTGCGACACCAACCTCTGCTCCACGCCGGGCTACGGGCTCGACGACGACTGCCGCCGCGCGGCTGACGCCATCCGCGCCCGCTTCGCCTGCCCGGACGCCGACGTGCACTTCCTCGTCGGCGGCACGCAGACAAACCAGCTCGCCGCGGCCGCCTTCCTGCGCCCGTGGGAGGCCATGGTCGCGGCCGACACCGGCCACATCAATGTGCACGAGACCGGCGCGATCGAGGCCACCGGCCACAAGGTGATCGCCGTGCCCGGCGCGGACGGCAAGCTCACCCCCGCCGCCATCGCCGACGTCGCCGCGCAGCACTGCGCTGCCCCCGGCGTGTATGACGAACACATGGTACTGCCGCGCATGGTGTACGTGTCCGACGCGACGGAACTCGGCACTGTCTATACCAGGGCGGAGCTGACCGCCCTGCGCGCGGCGTGCGACGCGCATGGGATGTACCTGTATCTCGACGGCGCGCGGCTGGCGCAGGCGCTCACGGCCGCGGGCAGCGACCTGCAGCCGGAGGATCTGCCGCGGCTGTGCGATGCGTTTTACATCGGCGGCACGAAAAACGGCCTGCTCTTCGGCGAGGCAATGGTCATCGTCAACGACGCGCTCAAGCCGGGCTTCCGCCGCGCGATGAAGCGCAACGGCGCCATGCTCGCCAAGGGCCGCCTGCTCGGCGTGCAGTTCGCCGCCGCGATGGCGCACGACCTCTGGCTCGAGCTGGGCCGGCACGCGGACGCGCAGGCGCAGCGCATCGCCGCCGCGCTCTCGGACCGCGGCATCGCAATGTACGTGCCCTCGCCGACGAACCAGATCTTCCCCATCCTGTCGGATGCGCAGATCGCGCGGCTGCAGGAGCAGGTCGCGTTTTACACGACCGCCCGCGTGGACGCCGCGCACCAGGCCGTGCGGTTCGTGACCTCGTGGGCCACGACGGACGCGCAGGTCGACGCGCTGCTGGCCGTGCTGGCGCAGGTGCTGGACTAA
- a CDS encoding CBS domain-containing protein, producing the protein MQVRNYMTGAAAVTHPDEPVVAAARLMRMRGIGALPVCEDDGTLAGMLTDRDIVVRCVSSGDDPGAVTVRSIMSRDPVTVEAGADIRRAMETMRAAQVRRLPVTEGGKLAGILSIDDIARSGRWDMECAQALCGITANVCRR; encoded by the coding sequence ATGCAGGTCCGCAATTACATGACCGGCGCTGCCGCCGTGACGCATCCGGACGAGCCGGTCGTCGCCGCCGCTCGGCTGATGCGCATGCGCGGCATCGGCGCGCTGCCCGTGTGCGAGGACGACGGCACGCTCGCCGGGATGCTCACCGACCGCGACATCGTGGTGCGCTGTGTCTCGTCCGGGGACGACCCGGGCGCCGTGACCGTGCGCAGCATCATGTCGCGCGACCCCGTGACGGTCGAAGCCGGCGCGGATATCCGCCGCGCGATGGAGACCATGCGCGCGGCGCAGGTGCGCCGCCTGCCCGTGACCGAGGGCGGCAAGCTCGCAGGCATCCTCTCGATCGACGACATCGCCCGCTCGGGCAGGTGGGACATGGAGTGCGCGCAGGCGCTGTGCGGCATCACGGCCAATGTCTGCAGGCGGTGA
- a CDS encoding SH3 domain-containing protein, which translates to MAKRFLKTAVVSALFALTLAVSASAASAGGATTTTAVNFRTGAGTNYGIISTLPAGTHVVVSTRSSGGWATVVYNGTVGYISSDYLKRANEMDASFGTGTINGSYVRMRSGASTSSSILGTYNSGTTMTITGVNGAWYKVSYNGTTGYVHSDYVSLSGVTNGGSSTGSSNGSVKGSDVRMRSGPSTNYSILGTYQNGTPLTITGTENGWTKVTIGGVSGYIRSDYVSGGGADSKAGYIKGTGVRMRSGASTTSSILGVYNTGTKMTITGESGNWYKVSYSGRDGYVSKDYMTTTKPDNGGGSTSQTGYIKGNDVRLRSGAGTNYSILGTYNNGTPLTITGTSGNWTAVTINGVKGYVNSAYVTTTKSDGGSKPSGSIGETIVATAKQYMGAPYVYGGMSPSGFDCSGFVNYVYKLCGYSMSRVASSIYNNNGTYVEKANLQLGDLVFFASNSSSIGHVGIYIGNGQFIHSSSGAGCVVISDLSSSYYLKNYVGAKRIAG; encoded by the coding sequence ATGGCGAAACGATTTCTGAAAACAGCCGTTGTTTCCGCGCTCTTCGCGCTCACGCTGGCCGTTTCGGCTTCCGCGGCGAGCGCCGGCGGTGCGACGACGACGACGGCCGTCAACTTCCGAACGGGCGCCGGAACGAATTACGGCATTATCTCCACGCTCCCGGCAGGCACCCACGTCGTGGTGTCCACGCGCTCGAGCGGCGGCTGGGCCACGGTGGTCTACAACGGCACCGTCGGCTACATATCTTCCGATTACCTCAAACGCGCCAATGAAATGGATGCCAGCTTCGGTACCGGCACGATCAACGGCAGCTACGTGCGTATGCGCTCGGGTGCGAGCACGAGCAGCTCCATCCTCGGCACCTACAACTCCGGCACGACCATGACGATCACCGGCGTCAACGGCGCCTGGTACAAGGTCAGCTACAACGGCACCACCGGCTATGTCCACTCGGACTATGTCTCGCTCTCGGGCGTGACGAACGGCGGCAGCAGCACGGGCAGCTCCAACGGTTCGGTCAAGGGCAGCGATGTGCGCATGCGCTCCGGCCCGAGCACGAACTACTCCATCCTCGGTACCTACCAGAACGGCACGCCCCTGACCATCACCGGCACGGAAAACGGCTGGACGAAGGTCACCATCGGCGGCGTGAGCGGCTACATCCGCTCGGACTATGTCTCCGGCGGCGGGGCCGACAGCAAGGCCGGCTACATCAAGGGCACCGGCGTGCGTATGCGCTCGGGTGCGAGTACGACCAGCTCCATCCTCGGCGTGTATAACACCGGCACGAAGATGACCATCACCGGCGAGAGCGGCAACTGGTACAAAGTCAGCTACAGCGGCAGGGACGGTTATGTCAGCAAGGACTACATGACCACGACCAAGCCTGATAACGGCGGCGGCTCTACGAGCCAGACCGGCTACATCAAGGGCAACGACGTGCGTCTGCGTTCCGGTGCCGGCACGAATTATTCCATCCTCGGCACGTATAACAACGGCACGCCGCTGACGATCACCGGCACGAGCGGCAACTGGACGGCTGTCACCATCAACGGCGTCAAGGGCTATGTCAACAGCGCCTACGTCACCACCACGAAGTCGGACGGCGGCAGCAAGCCCAGCGGCTCCATCGGTGAGACCATCGTCGCCACGGCCAAGCAGTACATGGGCGCGCCGTATGTCTACGGCGGCATGAGCCCCTCGGGCTTTGACTGCTCCGGCTTTGTCAACTACGTGTACAAGCTCTGCGGCTATTCCATGAGCCGTGTGGCCAGCAGCATCTACAATAACAACGGCACCTATGTCGAGAAGGCCAACCTCCAGCTCGGCGACCTGGTGTTCTTTGCGAGCAACAGCTCCAGCATCGGCCACGTCGGTATCTATATCGGCAACGGCCAGTTCATCCACAGCAGCTCCGGCGCAGGCTGCGTCGTCATCAGCGACCTGAGCTCGAGCTACTACCTGAAGAATTACGTGGGCGCCAAGCGCATCGCGGGTTAA
- a CDS encoding DUF1292 domain-containing protein has product MSEAFGSDYLTIEDEDGNEFELEVLNEFELDGQDYLAALPADMDEDDPDFGIILLKIMEENGEELFGSIDDDDELDKVYNYYMEEIFADEDEGSDGGAEE; this is encoded by the coding sequence ATGAGTGAAGCATTCGGCAGCGATTATCTGACGATCGAGGACGAGGACGGCAACGAGTTCGAGCTGGAAGTGCTCAACGAGTTTGAACTCGACGGTCAGGACTATCTCGCGGCGCTCCCCGCCGATATGGACGAGGACGACCCCGATTTCGGCATCATCCTGCTCAAGATCATGGAGGAAAACGGCGAGGAGCTCTTCGGCTCCATCGACGATGACGACGAGCTGGACAAGGTGTACAATTACTATATGGAAGAGATCTTCGCCGACGAGGACGAAGGATCTGACGGCGGCGCGGAGGAATAA
- a CDS encoding stage II sporulation protein P, whose product MTLRQKLACVGLTVFGLQIASAAAGGAPLADRLRLWLDPEQLLLASVRMELGAPPVDASPTPEAAAALSAATPAPAATPAPTADADADEDAPTTTADGLPIVATNIAGGLSIKNETDIAVDAAALLQQGPAVVLPAGEPQILIMHTHASEAFTPAGRDLYPASDTCRTEDTNYNIVHVGDVLANTLASAGLQVLHDRTIYDYPSYTGSYNRSGAAVQEYLNQYPSLRIVIDLHRDALCSDSVVYKTVAELPDAACSQVMLLVGTNASGLYHPYWEENLRLAVYLQDAVNAAHPTLMRPITLVNERYNQHLTRGSLIIEVGSSGNTLQEAIRAVRLFGESAGPALARLVQ is encoded by the coding sequence ATGACGCTGCGGCAAAAACTGGCCTGCGTGGGGCTGACCGTGTTCGGCCTGCAGATCGCATCGGCTGCGGCGGGCGGCGCGCCGCTCGCGGACAGGCTGCGGCTCTGGCTCGACCCGGAGCAGCTGCTGCTGGCATCGGTGCGCATGGAGCTGGGTGCGCCGCCGGTGGACGCATCCCCCACACCGGAGGCGGCAGCGGCGCTCAGCGCGGCCACGCCCGCGCCGGCCGCGACACCCGCCCCCACCGCGGACGCCGACGCCGACGAGGACGCGCCCACCACGACGGCCGACGGGCTGCCGATCGTGGCGACGAACATCGCGGGCGGGCTGAGCATCAAAAACGAGACAGACATCGCGGTCGATGCGGCCGCGCTGCTGCAGCAGGGCCCGGCCGTCGTGCTGCCGGCAGGCGAACCGCAGATCCTCATCATGCACACGCACGCGAGCGAAGCCTTCACCCCCGCGGGGCGCGACCTCTATCCCGCGAGCGACACGTGCCGCACGGAGGACACCAATTATAATATTGTGCACGTGGGCGACGTGCTGGCCAACACGCTCGCGTCCGCCGGGCTGCAGGTGCTGCACGACCGGACGATCTACGACTACCCGAGCTACACGGGCTCGTACAACCGCTCGGGCGCGGCCGTGCAGGAGTACCTGAACCAGTACCCGAGCCTACGCATCGTCATCGACCTGCACCGCGACGCGCTGTGCTCGGACAGCGTGGTCTATAAGACCGTGGCCGAGCTGCCCGATGCCGCGTGCTCGCAGGTGATGCTGCTCGTGGGCACGAACGCCTCGGGGCTCTACCACCCGTACTGGGAGGAGAACCTGCGCCTGGCGGTGTATCTGCAGGATGCGGTGAATGCGGCGCACCCGACGCTGATGCGGCCGATCACGCTCGTCAACGAGCGCTACAACCAGCACCTCACGCGCGGGTCGCTCATCATCGAGGTCGGCAGCAGCGGCAACACGCTGCAGGAGGCCATACGCGCCGTGCGCCTGTTCGGCGAGAGCGCCGGCCCGGCGCTCGCCCGGCTCGTGCAGTGA
- a CDS encoding PBP1A family penicillin-binding protein: MAKRPKPSSSAPRAAQAADATVSVAGAVLRVLGTILLIVLVTGLLFLCIFAYYVKNCLSTDLDVQLSDFTVSLSSSILYEDSDGNWQNLTNLSSTENRVWIDYADIPKDMEHAAVAIEDKRFYKHKGVDWYRTTGAFINMFLSMKNDFGGSTITQQLIKNLTKQDDITVQRKLLEIFQALEFEKSYDKEEIMEWYLNIVYFGEGCNGVYTAAETYFGKEPKDLTLAECASIIGITNNPSKYDPFISRENNKARQETILKQMYEQGYINKEQYDEAVAQELVFVRSESDDATQTIYSYYAEAVINDVLNDLVEQKGVSRDTARTLLYSGGYQVYSCYDPSIQQAIDDVYTDLDKMPQRPSASGQQFESAIVIMDPYTGEIKGLSGGTDKKTINFGTNRATQSKRPPGSSIKPIATYGPAMELGLITQYTQVNDSPDIKLSGTSWYPKNSGGGNYGVITIREALQRSLNTVSAQILDKLTPRASYEFLKDKLGVTSLAESDCDYAPLALGQLTNGITVREMTQAYSAFVNDGVFTYGRTYSYVKDSSGEVVLENPARTIVAFKANTAWNMADMLCNAVNSGTGTEARLTGMPVGGKTGTTTNNCDRWFVGFTPYYVAAVWTGYDMPEYMNFSGNPAAQIWKLVMESIHKDLPTKSFPTPTIGSPTGIFGNFSGQSQDTGGDADDAG, encoded by the coding sequence ATGGCAAAACGACCGAAACCATCATCATCCGCCCCGCGCGCGGCCCAGGCCGCGGATGCGACCGTGAGCGTCGCGGGCGCTGTGCTGCGCGTGCTCGGCACGATCCTGCTGATCGTGCTCGTCACGGGGCTGCTGTTTTTGTGCATCTTCGCGTACTATGTGAAAAACTGCCTGTCCACGGATCTCGACGTGCAGCTCTCGGACTTCACGGTCTCGCTCTCAAGCTCGATTTTGTATGAGGATTCCGACGGCAACTGGCAGAACCTCACGAACCTCTCGAGCACGGAAAACCGCGTCTGGATCGACTATGCCGACATCCCCAAGGACATGGAGCACGCGGCCGTCGCCATCGAGGACAAGCGCTTTTACAAGCACAAGGGCGTGGACTGGTACCGTACGACCGGCGCGTTCATCAACATGTTCCTGTCGATGAAAAACGACTTCGGCGGCTCGACCATCACGCAGCAGCTGATCAAAAACCTCACCAAGCAGGACGATATCACCGTGCAGCGCAAGCTGCTCGAGATCTTCCAGGCGCTCGAATTTGAGAAGTCCTATGATAAGGAAGAGATCATGGAGTGGTACCTGAACATCGTCTACTTCGGCGAGGGGTGCAACGGCGTCTATACCGCCGCCGAGACCTACTTCGGCAAAGAACCGAAGGATCTCACGCTCGCCGAGTGCGCGAGCATCATCGGCATCACGAATAACCCCTCAAAATACGACCCCTTCATCAGCCGCGAGAACAATAAGGCCCGGCAGGAGACCATCCTCAAGCAGATGTACGAACAGGGCTACATCAACAAGGAGCAGTACGATGAGGCCGTGGCGCAGGAGCTCGTGTTCGTGCGCAGCGAGTCCGACGATGCCACCCAGACCATCTACAGCTACTACGCCGAGGCCGTCATCAACGACGTGCTCAACGACCTCGTCGAGCAGAAGGGCGTCAGCCGCGACACGGCGCGCACGCTGCTCTATTCCGGCGGCTATCAGGTCTATTCCTGCTACGATCCCAGCATCCAGCAGGCGATCGACGACGTTTATACCGACCTCGACAAGATGCCGCAGCGCCCGTCGGCCTCCGGCCAGCAGTTCGAGTCCGCCATCGTCATCATGGACCCCTACACCGGCGAGATCAAGGGCCTGTCCGGCGGCACGGACAAAAAGACCATCAACTTCGGCACGAACCGGGCCACGCAGTCCAAGCGCCCGCCCGGATCGTCCATCAAGCCGATCGCGACCTACGGCCCGGCCATGGAGCTCGGCCTCATCACGCAGTACACGCAGGTCAACGATTCGCCGGACATCAAGCTCTCCGGCACGAGCTGGTATCCGAAAAACTCCGGCGGCGGCAACTACGGCGTCATCACCATCCGCGAGGCGCTGCAGCGCTCGCTCAACACCGTGTCCGCGCAGATCCTCGACAAGCTCACGCCGCGCGCGTCGTATGAATTTTTGAAGGACAAGCTCGGCGTCACGAGCCTTGCCGAGTCCGACTGCGACTACGCGCCGCTCGCCCTCGGCCAGCTCACGAACGGCATCACCGTCCGCGAGATGACGCAGGCGTACTCCGCCTTCGTCAACGACGGCGTGTTCACCTACGGCCGCACGTATTCGTATGTCAAGGATTCCAGCGGTGAGGTCGTGCTCGAAAACCCCGCGCGCACGATCGTGGCCTTCAAGGCCAACACCGCGTGGAACATGGCCGACATGCTCTGCAACGCCGTCAACAGCGGCACCGGCACCGAGGCCCGCCTGACCGGCATGCCCGTCGGCGGCAAGACCGGTACGACCACGAACAACTGCGACCGCTGGTTCGTCGGCTTCACGCCGTACTATGTGGCCGCCGTCTGGACCGGCTACGATATGCCCGAGTATATGAACTTCTCCGGCAACCCCGCCGCCCAGATCTGGAAGCTCGTCATGGAGTCGATCCACAAGGATCTGCCGACCAAGAGCTTCCCGACGCCGACCATCGGCTCGCCGACCGGTATCTTCGGCAATTTCTCCGGCCAGTCGCAGGACACCGGCGGCGATGCCGATGACGCCGGCTGA
- a CDS encoding cell wall hydrolase, translating into MNRTKKAGLSVKSGLSLMCVVCLLCGLLCGFFWLAGESSALAAGPDGSAPAAKTVVSGDVSLAAPEHDEKLAVQAAAQATSPVVRTVAVGMDAGDYTETVTCDYTPVYVDDRFGGYCYVLDDAVWLPADAFAEMLGLESDTVTDGDTETVTVDGADIAATYGETYYTANGRCFYAPDGVYALDGEVVLPLADLEKIFGVTAVLSEDHTSLRVDASEQALLESGESYYGARDVYWLSHIINAEAGNQPMDGQIAVGNVVLNRVADERFPNSVKEVVFDRRGGVAQFSPTADGRISLTPDEDAELAAKLAFEGYDPVGESLYFINPSACNASWFNSRLTYTATIGDHVFYA; encoded by the coding sequence ATGAATCGAACGAAAAAAGCGGGCCTGTCCGTGAAGTCGGGCCTGTCGCTGATGTGCGTCGTCTGCCTGCTTTGCGGCTTATTGTGCGGATTTTTCTGGCTCGCCGGTGAAAGCTCGGCGCTGGCCGCCGGGCCGGACGGCAGCGCGCCGGCGGCAAAGACGGTCGTGAGCGGGGATGTGTCCCTGGCCGCGCCCGAGCACGACGAGAAGCTCGCGGTGCAGGCAGCCGCGCAGGCGACCTCGCCGGTCGTGCGCACGGTCGCCGTCGGCATGGACGCCGGCGACTACACCGAGACCGTCACCTGCGACTACACGCCCGTGTATGTGGACGACCGCTTCGGCGGCTACTGCTACGTGCTCGACGATGCGGTCTGGCTCCCGGCGGATGCGTTCGCCGAGATGCTCGGCCTCGAGAGCGACACGGTCACGGACGGCGACACCGAGACCGTCACGGTCGATGGCGCGGACATCGCGGCGACCTACGGCGAGACGTACTACACGGCCAACGGCCGCTGCTTCTACGCGCCCGACGGCGTGTATGCCCTCGACGGGGAAGTGGTGCTGCCGCTGGCGGATCTGGAGAAGATCTTCGGCGTCACGGCCGTGCTCAGCGAGGACCATACCAGTCTGCGCGTCGATGCCTCCGAGCAGGCGCTGCTCGAGAGCGGCGAGAGCTATTACGGCGCGCGTGATGTCTACTGGCTCAGCCACATCATCAATGCCGAGGCCGGCAACCAGCCCATGGACGGGCAGATCGCGGTCGGCAACGTCGTGCTCAACCGCGTGGCGGACGAGCGCTTCCCCAACAGCGTCAAGGAGGTCGTGTTCGACCGGCGCGGCGGTGTGGCGCAGTTTTCGCCCACGGCCGACGGGCGCATCAGCCTCACGCCGGACGAGGATGCCGAGCTCGCGGCGAAGCTCGCTTTTGAGGGCTACGACCCGGTGGGCGAGAGCCTGTATTTCATCAATCCCTCGGCCTGCAACGCCTCGTGGTTCAACAGCCGCCTGACCTACACGGCCACGATCGGCGACCACGTCTTTTACGCATAA
- the metK gene encoding methionine adenosyltransferase → MAHHLFTSESVTEGHPDKICDQISDAILDAILAQDPNGRVACECTVTTGVVNVMGEITTDCYVDIPKVVRQTVREIGYDRAKYGFDCETCAVITNIDEQSADIALGVDQSLESKETGDSALDNGAGDQGMMFGFACDETPELMPLPVSLAHKLAKRLTAVRKQGLVDYLRPDGKTQVTVEYDEQNRPVRVHTVVLSTQHAPEVDMEQLRKDMIELVIRPTIPAELLDDDTRYLINPTGRFVVGGPQADSGLTGRKIIVDTYGGSAPHGGGAFSGKDPTKVDRSAAYAARYVAKNIVAAGLARRCLVQLAYAIGVAEPVSVLVDTQGTGTVPDAQIAAAVQQVFDLRPTAIIRDLDLRRPIYRQLAAYGHMGREELGVRWEDTDRTDALRAAVAETNV, encoded by the coding sequence ATGGCTCATCATCTTTTTACATCCGAATCCGTGACGGAAGGACATCCCGACAAGATCTGCGACCAGATCTCCGACGCGATCCTCGACGCCATTCTGGCGCAGGACCCGAACGGCCGCGTCGCCTGCGAATGCACGGTCACGACCGGCGTCGTGAACGTCATGGGTGAGATCACGACCGACTGCTACGTCGACATCCCGAAGGTCGTGCGCCAGACCGTGCGCGAGATCGGCTACGACCGCGCAAAATACGGCTTTGACTGCGAGACCTGCGCCGTCATCACGAACATCGACGAGCAGAGCGCGGACATCGCCCTCGGCGTCGACCAGTCGCTCGAGAGCAAGGAGACCGGCGACAGCGCGCTCGACAACGGCGCGGGCGATCAGGGCATGATGTTCGGCTTCGCCTGCGACGAGACGCCTGAGCTCATGCCGCTGCCCGTTTCGCTGGCCCACAAGCTGGCCAAGCGCCTGACCGCCGTGCGCAAGCAGGGTCTGGTCGACTATCTGCGGCCCGACGGCAAGACGCAGGTCACGGTCGAGTACGACGAGCAGAATCGCCCCGTGCGCGTGCACACCGTCGTGCTCAGCACGCAGCACGCCCCGGAGGTGGACATGGAGCAGCTGCGCAAGGACATGATCGAGCTCGTCATCCGCCCGACCATCCCGGCCGAGCTGCTCGATGACGACACCCGCTACCTCATCAACCCCACCGGCCGCTTCGTCGTCGGCGGCCCGCAGGCGGACTCCGGCCTGACCGGCCGCAAGATCATCGTCGATACTTACGGCGGCAGCGCCCCGCACGGCGGCGGCGCGTTCTCCGGCAAAGACCCGACGAAGGTCGACCGCAGCGCCGCCTACGCCGCGCGCTACGTGGCCAAGAACATCGTGGCGGCCGGGCTTGCCCGCCGCTGCCTCGTGCAGCTGGCGTATGCCATCGGCGTGGCAGAGCCCGTGAGCGTGCTCGTCGACACGCAGGGCACGGGCACTGTGCCGGATGCACAGATCGCCGCTGCCGTGCAGCAGGTGTTCGACCTGCGGCCGACGGCCATCATCCGCGACCTCGACCTGCGCCGCCCGATCTACCGCCAGCTCGCCGCCTACGGCCACATGGGCCGCGAGGAGCTCGGCGTCCGCTGGGAGGACACCGACCGCACCGACGCCCTGCGCGCCGCCGTCGCCGAGACGAACGTGTGA
- a CDS encoding YARHG domain-containing protein — protein MQCPYCGRDIPDDARWCPYCGGEQTPPEDDLQNEILPPEDQQDASAPPDDGNGEHFPSGWQDSAPADDWDDEAEPQDDPWADDPPVPGWEDDAPYEPAPEDRDAPRSKALLIAIFAALGVALIVLLIALNVKPKPKDPVVAATPAVTATVEPSAAPTPTPTPTPTPSPTPTPSAGSYILPDSAARRLTQADVANLTWEQCCLARNEIFARHGRIFQTPQIAAYFEAQSWYHGTVPGASFDNNSLSPTERANADFLANYENATWGHSYY, from the coding sequence ATGCAGTGTCCCTACTGTGGACGAGACATCCCGGATGATGCGCGCTGGTGCCCCTACTGCGGGGGCGAGCAGACGCCGCCGGAAGATGATTTACAGAATGAAATCCTCCCGCCGGAGGATCAGCAGGATGCATCCGCGCCGCCGGATGATGGAAACGGGGAGCATTTCCCTTCCGGCTGGCAGGACAGCGCCCCCGCCGACGACTGGGACGATGAAGCCGAGCCGCAGGACGATCCCTGGGCAGACGACCCGCCCGTGCCCGGCTGGGAGGACGATGCGCCGTATGAGCCCGCGCCGGAGGACCGGGACGCGCCGCGCAGCAAGGCGCTGCTCATCGCCATCTTTGCCGCGCTCGGCGTGGCACTGATCGTGCTGCTCATTGCGCTCAACGTCAAGCCCAAGCCAAAAGACCCGGTCGTGGCCGCGACCCCGGCCGTGACGGCGACGGTAGAGCCGTCCGCCGCGCCGACACCGACGCCCACCCCGACCCCGACGCCGAGCCCCACGCCGACGCCTTCCGCCGGCAGCTACATCCTGCCGGACAGCGCCGCGCGCCGGCTCACGCAGGCGGACGTGGCGAACCTCACCTGGGAGCAGTGCTGCCTTGCCCGCAACGAGATTTTTGCACGCCACGGCCGCATCTTCCAGACGCCGCAGATCGCGGCCTATTTCGAGGCCCAGAGCTGGTATCACGGCACGGTGCCCGGCGCGTCGTTCGATAACAATTCGCTCTCGCCGACCGAGCGCGCGAACGCCGACTTCCTCGCAAATTACGAAAACGCCACCTGGGGGCACTCGTACTATTGA